Proteins encoded by one window of Winogradskyella sp. PG-2:
- a CDS encoding LruC domain-containing protein produces the protein MRKYLLIFILLTPIIFSCTKEFQEEAADFTDENQDETTSLIVPDGHDLRPVNLQNATIILSDESIADMAKIRVYKIEGETNKLLFEGAVEKNQSLNKQFLIPNHTETVLIEADLATNTRQYYISPDQLENLILTDNIVEEESEETGKSFSSDDPPSWNCNNYSEFNGSDGGNYKITGNSTQGVNINSNTKIYICSGGSWTPSYLNDNSSKLTIYVGQGGTLNLSGTINSKIYNEGTFNGVNANIAEDFDNWGLTNITGNLSVSDHVQNFGGTINITGNFNNNEHFKNEGGSVIIAGHVTLSDKFDNKEGSELIVSGNFIVNDGKFKNYCYTTISGTVINNDEVEFKNASYTLITGAFMNNSNKEVKVKEGSIFKCASIISSGNIKGDHAYSIIETGAITFNGGKKFKGELDICSNSYTSSIGDNDVINTCSTFISSNSCSPGYNNMVDNDGDGSEGGVDVDDNNPDIATYNYPQGQGLYFTSVYEDLYPCQGDYDFNDLVNNYSYKEGLNNGDNNDGQNTYITTIEFNYKFPALGGGFNNGFVLRVIDGDNDAVLTLDASDSYESSHITRLHDNNNGTTLFVFANLKSIYVDNPDAIINSVQIDYANIPVISGTVTKLNGAYDEFLLRDGVSGQEIHHLYNTIHINYPALNLPSMFNDDSNFSECDDLSTGSNLFVNANGFPWALNDLPIDWPWPKENTTILEAYPNFDDFVTSNPDLDWYSDINGNRNNSKLIFN, from the coding sequence ATGAGAAAGTATTTATTAATTTTCATTCTTTTGACGCCTATTATTTTTAGTTGTACGAAAGAATTTCAAGAAGAAGCTGCAGATTTTACAGATGAAAATCAAGATGAGACGACTTCATTAATTGTGCCTGATGGTCATGATCTAAGACCAGTCAATCTTCAAAATGCAACCATAATTTTGTCTGACGAATCTATTGCAGACATGGCTAAAATTAGAGTTTATAAAATTGAAGGTGAAACCAATAAATTATTATTCGAAGGAGCAGTTGAAAAAAATCAATCGTTAAATAAACAATTTTTAATACCAAACCATACTGAAACGGTGTTAATTGAAGCAGACCTTGCAACAAACACAAGACAATATTACATTTCACCAGACCAATTAGAAAATCTTATTTTAACAGATAATATTGTAGAAGAAGAAAGTGAAGAGACAGGAAAGTCTTTTTCTTCGGACGATCCGCCAAGTTGGAATTGTAATAACTATTCTGAGTTTAATGGAAGCGATGGGGGGAATTATAAAATAACTGGTAACTCGACACAAGGGGTAAATATTAATTCTAATACCAAAATTTATATTTGTAGTGGAGGTTCATGGACCCCATCTTATTTAAATGATAATTCGAGTAAATTAACAATATATGTAGGTCAAGGGGGGACTTTAAATCTATCAGGTACTATAAATTCAAAAATTTATAATGAGGGTACTTTTAATGGAGTAAATGCAAATATTGCTGAGGATTTTGATAACTGGGGATTAACTAATATTACTGGAAATCTTTCTGTATCCGATCATGTTCAGAATTTTGGTGGAACTATAAACATCACCGGTAACTTCAACAATAATGAACATTTTAAAAATGAGGGGGGATCAGTTATTATTGCGGGTCACGTAACGCTTTCAGATAAATTTGATAATAAAGAAGGTTCAGAATTGATTGTTTCTGGAAATTTCATTGTAAATGACGGTAAATTTAAAAACTATTGTTATACCACAATTTCAGGGACAGTAATAAATAATGATGAAGTAGAGTTTAAGAATGCATCATATACGCTCATTACAGGGGCATTCATGAACAATTCAAATAAAGAAGTTAAAGTCAAAGAAGGTTCTATATTTAAATGCGCAAGCATTATTTCAAGTGGCAATATTAAAGGTGATCATGCTTATTCTATAATTGAAACTGGCGCTATAACATTCAATGGTGGTAAGAAATTTAAAGGAGAGCTAGATATATGTTCTAACAGCTATACCAGTTCTATCGGAGATAATGATGTGATTAATACATGTTCTACGTTTATATCATCAAACTCATGCTCGCCTGGTTACAACAATATGGTTGATAATGATGGAGATGGAAGTGAAGGAGGCGTTGACGTTGACGATAATAACCCTGATATAGCAACTTATAATTATCCTCAAGGACAAGGTTTGTATTTTACATCTGTCTATGAAGATTTATACCCTTGTCAAGGAGATTATGATTTTAATGATTTAGTCAATAATTACAGTTATAAGGAAGGATTGAATAATGGGGATAACAACGACGGTCAAAATACTTATATCACAACTATTGAATTTAATTATAAGTTCCCTGCATTAGGAGGCGGTTTTAATAATGGTTTTGTATTAAGGGTAATAGATGGCGACAACGATGCTGTACTAACCTTAGATGCTTCAGATAGTTACGAATCAAGTCACATTACAAGATTACATGACAATAATAACGGCACCACCCTATTTGTATTTGCAAATCTTAAATCTATTTATGTCGATAATCCCGATGCTATAATTAATAGCGTACAAATAGACTACGCAAATATTCCAGTAATTTCTGGTACTGTAACTAAATTAAATGGTGCTTATGATGAATTTTTATTGAGAGATGGTGTGTCAGGGCAGGAAATACATCATTTATATAACACAATTCATATCAATTATCCAGCTTTGAATTTACCATCTATGTTTAATGATGACAGTAATTTTTCTGAGTGCGATGACTTGTCAACTGGTAGTAATTTATTTGTCAATGCTAATGGTTTCCCATGGGCACTTAACGACTTGCCAATTGATTGGCCATGGCCAAAGGAGAATACAACCATTCTAGAAGCTTATCCAAATTTTGATGATTTCGTTACTTCAAATCCAGATTTAGATTGGTACTCCGACATTAACGGTAATAGAAATAATTCTAAACTAATTTTTAACTAG